The following are encoded together in the Daphnia magna isolate NIES linkage group LG8, ASM2063170v1.1, whole genome shotgun sequence genome:
- the LOC116929698 gene encoding 4-coumarate--CoA ligase 3 isoform X2 produces MAGFRLPCLKSLAVNVSGISARVSAGSQHLKQFKRLQNAVHPRLMSSTASSVNLSSERINDNVVYSRHEDCFIHTQTVVQRFFDQASLWPNHTAVECGITGRKYTYDKVRMLARRFGSSLVRMGFKKGEVLGLVLPNLPEFPITLLGAAGVGMPVTTVNPIYTAEEIARQMQNSGTSVIVTIPQMADTIRQVASMCPEVRRLIVVGGPEEGFVSLLEMFQDSGDLFDDNIEIDQFEDIFVLPYSSGTTGLPKGVMLTHSNVGSNIQQVVHPGTSRLIQTTSSNVTDSFQEVYICVLPFFHIYGMAAVMLTGLDHGAKLVTLPRFESESFLNCVYQQHPTMLQLVPPLVSFLGHRPDLKLEAFHRLHTIFCGAAPLGPAAASKLIERLGKHDLLMQEGYGMTESSPVTHMSPIVNNKIGSFGEPVSRTRVKVVDLNTGESLGPGQEGEMCVFGPQVMKGYYKNVKATEETIDSTGWLHTGDIAYYDEQNQFFIVDRLKELIKVKGLQVSPSELEDVLRRHPAVLDVAVIGVPDDISGELPRAYVVKKSGAAASKEDIAEFVDEKVAPHKRLKGGVVFIDSIPKTSTGKLLRRELKSMLLSQIS; encoded by the exons ATGGCTGGTTTCCGTTTGCCGTGTCTGAAGTCTTTGGCAGTCAATGTGAGTGGTATTTCAGCTCGTGTTTCAGCCGGGTCTCAGCACCTAAAGCAGTTTAAGCGGCTTCAAAATGCAGTGCATCCTAGGCTTATGAGCAGCACCGCCTCTAGCGTCAACTTGTCCTCAGAGAGGATCAATGATAACGTCGTCTATTCACGCCATGAGGACTGTTTTATCCACACTCAAACGGTGGTACAGCGATTCTTCGACCAGGCTTCTCTATGGCCCAATCACACTGCCGTG GAATGTGGCATAACTGGACGGAAATATACTTACGACAAAGTACGCATGTTGGCCCGCCGTTTCGGTAGTTCATTGGTTCGGATGGGATTCAAGAAAGGTGAAGTATTGGGATTAGTCCTTCCAAACCTGCCAGAGTTTCCAATTACTTTGCTTGGAGCTGCTGGCGTGGGGATGCCTGTTACTACTGTCAATCCTATCTACACCGCCGAAGAAATAGCGCGCCAAATGCAAAATTCGGGTACTAGCGTGATTGTAACCATCCCACAAATGGCTGACACAATTCGTCAAGTGGCCAGTATGTGTCCAGAAGTTCGTCGCCTCATAGTCGTTGGTGGGCCCGAAGAAGGATTTGTGTCCCTATTAGAAATGTTTCAAGATTCTGGAGACCTGTTTGATGACAACATTGAG ATTGATCAGTTTGAAGACATCTTTGTCTTGCCCTATTCAAG cGGGACTACCGGTCTTCCAAAGGGAGTCATGCTCACCCATTCAAACGTGGGCAGCAACATTCAACAAGTTGTCCATCCTGGAACATCTAGACTTATACAAACAACGTCCA GTAACGTGACAGATTCCTTTCAAGAAGTCTATATATGCGTGCTTCCGTTCTTCCATATTTATGGAATGGCTGCTGTAATGCTGACGGGGTTGGACCATGGAGCCAAACTCGTGACTTTGCCGCGTTTTGAAAGCGAATCTTTCCTTAATTGCGTGTATCAACAACAT CCAACTATGCTACAACTTGTACCTCCATTGGTCTCCTTCCTTGGTCATCGTCCTGACCTGAAATTGGAAGCCTTTCATCGATTGCACACAATATTTTGTGGTGCCGCCCCATTGGGCCCCGCTGCCGCCTCAAAGTTGATTGAGAGATTGGGAAAACACGATCTACTAATGCAAGAAG GTTATGGAATGACTGAATCATCTCCTGTCACCCATATGAGCCCTATTGTTAATAACAAAATTGGTTCATTCGGAGAGCCAGTTTCCCGCACCCGAGTTAAAGTGGTTGACCTAAATACGGGTGAATCTCTTGGACCGGGACAAGAAGGAGAGATGTGTGTTTTTGGTCCGCAGGTCATGAAAGGCTATTACAAAAACGTAAAAGCCACCGAAGAAACCATTGATAGCACAGGATGGCTTCATACCGGAGACATTGCTTACTATGACGAACAAAACCAGTTTTTTATTGTTGATCGCCTAAAAGAGCTCATTAAAGTTAAAGGACTACAG GTATCTCCCTCTGAACTCGAAGATGTTTTACGGCGCCATCCTGCCGTTTTGGATGTAGCGGTTATCGGTGTTCCCGATGACATTTCCGGAGAACTTCCTCGTGCTTACGTTGTGAAAAAAAGTGGTGCGGCGGCGTCAAAGGAGGACATTGCGGAATTCGTTGACGAGAAAGTTGCTCCTCACAAGCGGCTGAAGGGTGGAGTAGTTTTTATTGATTCTATTCCGAAAACGAGCACAGGCAAATTGTTACGCCGTGAATTGAAAAGCATGTTATTGTCTCAGATCTCATGA
- the LOC116929698 gene encoding 4-coumarate--CoA ligase 3 isoform X1, which produces MAGFRLPCLKSLAVNVSGISARVSAGSQHLKQFKRLQNAVHPRLMSSTASSVNLSSERINDNVVYSRHEDCFIHTQTVVQRFFDQASLWPNHTAVECGITGRKYTYDKVRMLARRFGSSLVRMGFKKGEVLGLVLPNLPEFPITLLGAAGVGMPVTTVNPIYTAEEIARQMQNSGTSVIVTIPQMADTIRQVASMCPEVRRLIVVGGPEEGFVSLLEMFQDSGDLFDDNIEIDQFEDIFVLPYSSGTTGLPKGVMLTHSNVGSNIQQVVHPGTSRLIQTTSSKSFFFLFFVSILFYSLIPSGNVTDSFQEVYICVLPFFHIYGMAAVMLTGLDHGAKLVTLPRFESESFLNCVYQQHPTMLQLVPPLVSFLGHRPDLKLEAFHRLHTIFCGAAPLGPAAASKLIERLGKHDLLMQEGYGMTESSPVTHMSPIVNNKIGSFGEPVSRTRVKVVDLNTGESLGPGQEGEMCVFGPQVMKGYYKNVKATEETIDSTGWLHTGDIAYYDEQNQFFIVDRLKELIKVKGLQVSPSELEDVLRRHPAVLDVAVIGVPDDISGELPRAYVVKKSGAAASKEDIAEFVDEKVAPHKRLKGGVVFIDSIPKTSTGKLLRRELKSMLLSQIS; this is translated from the exons ATGGCTGGTTTCCGTTTGCCGTGTCTGAAGTCTTTGGCAGTCAATGTGAGTGGTATTTCAGCTCGTGTTTCAGCCGGGTCTCAGCACCTAAAGCAGTTTAAGCGGCTTCAAAATGCAGTGCATCCTAGGCTTATGAGCAGCACCGCCTCTAGCGTCAACTTGTCCTCAGAGAGGATCAATGATAACGTCGTCTATTCACGCCATGAGGACTGTTTTATCCACACTCAAACGGTGGTACAGCGATTCTTCGACCAGGCTTCTCTATGGCCCAATCACACTGCCGTG GAATGTGGCATAACTGGACGGAAATATACTTACGACAAAGTACGCATGTTGGCCCGCCGTTTCGGTAGTTCATTGGTTCGGATGGGATTCAAGAAAGGTGAAGTATTGGGATTAGTCCTTCCAAACCTGCCAGAGTTTCCAATTACTTTGCTTGGAGCTGCTGGCGTGGGGATGCCTGTTACTACTGTCAATCCTATCTACACCGCCGAAGAAATAGCGCGCCAAATGCAAAATTCGGGTACTAGCGTGATTGTAACCATCCCACAAATGGCTGACACAATTCGTCAAGTGGCCAGTATGTGTCCAGAAGTTCGTCGCCTCATAGTCGTTGGTGGGCCCGAAGAAGGATTTGTGTCCCTATTAGAAATGTTTCAAGATTCTGGAGACCTGTTTGATGACAACATTGAG ATTGATCAGTTTGAAGACATCTTTGTCTTGCCCTATTCAAG cGGGACTACCGGTCTTCCAAAGGGAGTCATGCTCACCCATTCAAACGTGGGCAGCAACATTCAACAAGTTGTCCATCCTGGAACATCTAGACTTATACAAACAACGTCCAgtaagagtttttttttcttgttttttgttagtattttattttattcgctTATTCCGTCAGGTAACGTGACAGATTCCTTTCAAGAAGTCTATATATGCGTGCTTCCGTTCTTCCATATTTATGGAATGGCTGCTGTAATGCTGACGGGGTTGGACCATGGAGCCAAACTCGTGACTTTGCCGCGTTTTGAAAGCGAATCTTTCCTTAATTGCGTGTATCAACAACAT CCAACTATGCTACAACTTGTACCTCCATTGGTCTCCTTCCTTGGTCATCGTCCTGACCTGAAATTGGAAGCCTTTCATCGATTGCACACAATATTTTGTGGTGCCGCCCCATTGGGCCCCGCTGCCGCCTCAAAGTTGATTGAGAGATTGGGAAAACACGATCTACTAATGCAAGAAG GTTATGGAATGACTGAATCATCTCCTGTCACCCATATGAGCCCTATTGTTAATAACAAAATTGGTTCATTCGGAGAGCCAGTTTCCCGCACCCGAGTTAAAGTGGTTGACCTAAATACGGGTGAATCTCTTGGACCGGGACAAGAAGGAGAGATGTGTGTTTTTGGTCCGCAGGTCATGAAAGGCTATTACAAAAACGTAAAAGCCACCGAAGAAACCATTGATAGCACAGGATGGCTTCATACCGGAGACATTGCTTACTATGACGAACAAAACCAGTTTTTTATTGTTGATCGCCTAAAAGAGCTCATTAAAGTTAAAGGACTACAG GTATCTCCCTCTGAACTCGAAGATGTTTTACGGCGCCATCCTGCCGTTTTGGATGTAGCGGTTATCGGTGTTCCCGATGACATTTCCGGAGAACTTCCTCGTGCTTACGTTGTGAAAAAAAGTGGTGCGGCGGCGTCAAAGGAGGACATTGCGGAATTCGTTGACGAGAAAGTTGCTCCTCACAAGCGGCTGAAGGGTGGAGTAGTTTTTATTGATTCTATTCCGAAAACGAGCACAGGCAAATTGTTACGCCGTGAATTGAAAAGCATGTTATTGTCTCAGATCTCATGA